In a single window of the Nicotiana tomentosiformis chromosome 8, ASM39032v3, whole genome shotgun sequence genome:
- the LOC138897070 gene encoding uncharacterized protein → MAEYEACILGLRLVVDMNVQELLVIGDSDLLVHRVPGEWAMKNTEILPYFHCVQELTKRFIKIEFKHISRIQNEFADVLDTFSSMIQHPDKNFIDPIPIGIHKQPTYCAHVKEDTDGNLWFHDIKKYLEKGEYPKTTTHT, encoded by the coding sequence atggcggagtatgaggcttgcatcttgggactcaggttggtcgttgacatgaacgttcaggagctgctagtaatcggagattcagatcTTTTAGTACACCGGGTTCCAGGGGAATGGGCTATGAAGAACACcgaaatattgccatattttcactgtgtacaagagctgaCCAAGAGGTTcataaagatagaattcaaacatatTTCGaggatccagaatgagttcgcagatgtgTTAGACACTTtttcttccatgatacaacacccagacaagaatttcattgatcctatcccaataggaattcataagcagccaacttattgtgctcatgttaaAGAAGACACTGATGGAAATCTGTGGTTCCACGATATCAAGAAGTACCTGGAAAAGGGAGAATACCCAAAGACTACTACCCATACCTAG
- the LOC138897071 gene encoding uncharacterized protein: MPLVEALEQMPVYPKFMKDLVTKNRLMNFETIKVTHQMSAIVNSMGPKLEDHVAFTIPCTIRSAEFAKALCYLGASINLLPYSVFKTLGIRKPRPTSTRLQIADRTMKRPLG, translated from the coding sequence atgccattagttgaagcgTTGGAGCAAATGCCCGTATATCCTAAGTTTATGaaagacttggtgacaaagaatagattgatgaattttgaaacgatcaaagtcactcaccaaaTGAGTGCAATTGTGAATTCGATGGGTCCAAAGTTGGAAGATCACGttgctttcacaattccttgtaccattAGAAGTGCCGAATTTGCAAAAGCTCTCTGTTACCTTGGAGCGAGTATCAACTTGTTGCCATATTCGGTTTTCAAAACATTGGGAAttaggaaaccaagacccacatctacgAGATTACAAATAGCCgaccgtacaatgaagagaccgttggggtga